A window from Dioscorea cayenensis subsp. rotundata cultivar TDr96_F1 chromosome 10, TDr96_F1_v2_PseudoChromosome.rev07_lg8_w22 25.fasta, whole genome shotgun sequence encodes these proteins:
- the LOC120270052 gene encoding NADPH-dependent pterin aldehyde reductase-like has product MLCGCLELFQKQLLPARYVLLVPLVLFFLFSSNFVDWRYCQIMALTVWRSDSSAKEFANLVAQTRRVLDIIVNNAGTINKNKKTWGVPVEEFDMVIDTNL; this is encoded by the exons ATGTTGTGTGGCTGCCTGGAGCTATTTCAGAAGCAGTTATTACCAGCCAGATATGTCCTTCTTGTTCCCTTG GTCCTGTTTTTCTTATTCAGTTCAAATTTTGTCGATTGGAGATACTGCCAAATTATGGCATTGACCGTTTGG agATCAGACAGTAGTGCTAAGGAGTTCGCGAATCTTGTTGCTCAGACAAGAAGGGTGCTGGATATCATAG TTAACAATGCTGGTaccataaataaaaacaagaagacaTGGGGCGTTCCTGTAGAAGAGTTTGATATGGTTATAGATACCAATTTATAG
- the LOC120270142 gene encoding two-component response regulator ORR2-like: MEELKEMEVLRNGGDDGDVKVRVLVVDDSPVDRKVVGMLLKRCDALFEVISADNGKKAMQILGLNEGNADCPVGKGQKIDIILTDYCMPEMTGYDLLKAVKENDCPRSIPVVIMSSENDPQRIKRCLAVGAEDFFLKPLKAQDAQKLKQYATLTGPTPKAGTKRKLPVDMITDTKDSARRPRLAGVAVG, encoded by the exons aTGGAGGAGTTGAAGGAGATGGAGGTTTTGAGGAATGGTGGTGATGATGGGGATGTGaaagttagggttttggtgGTTGATGATTCCCCTGTGGATAGGAAGGTTGTTGGCATGCTTCTTAAGAGGTGTGATGCCCTCTTTGAAG TAATTTCTGCTGATAATGGAAAGAAAGCTATGCAAATTCTGGGCTTAAATGAAGGGAATGCCGATTGTCCCGTTGGCAAA GGGCAGAAAATCGACATAATTCTCACTGATTATTGTATGCCTGAAATGACTGGCTATGACCTCCTTAAGGCAGTAAAG GAGAATGACTGCCCGAGATCGATTCCAGTTGTGATCATGTCATCGGAAAATGACCCACAAAGAATCAAGAG ATGTCTAGCGGTTGGTGCCGAGGACTTCTTCTTGAAGCCTTTAAAAGCTCAGGATGCGCAAAAGTTGAAACAGTATGCAACATTGACAGGACCAACACCGAAAGCGGGCACGAAGAGGAAGCTACCGGTCGACATGATAACCGATACAAAAGACTCAGCGAGACGGCCTCGTCTTGCAGGAGTTGCAGTGGGATGA
- the LOC120270437 gene encoding uncharacterized protein LOC120270437 isoform X1: MVVFNPFPSNHSPSIFLGKRQLRRLDHVPWNLRSNSVVFPSTIMAIFWGPKKISKPQELNPSLGSFPLIASVPEGSSAIQMKPQKISLSVVTSISEISAEDWDACALDATGPEKFNPFLSHAFLSSLEESGSATKQTGWLPQHILAQDEFKKTVGVVPLYLKSHSYGEYVFDHSWADAFYRYGSRYYPKLQSCVPFTPVTGQRILVRNTWFKEQVFDILLSALKDMPAKYQVSSLHVTFPSENEWHRMKNFGFLQRIGMQYHWINRNYQNFDEFLMDMKQSKRKTIRQERKKISAQNLKMTRLRGDEIKAKHWDSFYKFYRNTTDNKWGSAYLTRDFFQIMGSKMADNVLLVVAEDDGELVAGALNLIGGDTLFGRLWGCRSHVYYPNLHFEACYYQAIEAAIELKLNKVEAGAQGDHKIQRGYQPVTTYSCHYISHDGFRQVIEDFLVHETEQVKHVIKLLIDSGPFKEGIDWHA, from the exons ATGGTGGTCTTCAACCCCTTCCCCTCTAATCACAGCCCCTCCATCTTTCTTGGGAAACGGCAGCTTCGTCGTCTC GATCATGTTCCCTGGAACCTGAGGTCAAATTCTGTGGTATTTCCCTCAACAATTATGGCAATTTTTTGGGGTCCTAAGAAGATTTCAAAGCCACAGGAACTCAACCCTTCTCTTGGTTCATTTCCTCTGATAGCTTCAGTCCCAGAG GGATCATCAGCCATTCAGATGAAACCTCAGAAAATTTCCCTCTCTGTCGTAACATCAATATCTGAGATTTCTGCTGAAGATTGGGATGCATGTGCATTGGATGCAACTGGGCCTGAAAAGTTTAATCCTTTTCTTTCCCATGCTTTTTTATCAAGCTTAGAGGAGTCAGGTTCTGCAACAAAG CAAACAGGATGGTTGCCTCAGCATATTCTTGCTCAGGATGAATTTAAGAAAACTGTAGGTGTTGTCCCCCTTTATCTTAAGAG CCACTCATATGGAGAATATGTTTTCGATCATTCTTGGGCAGATGCTTTTTATCGTTATGGTTCTAGGTACTATCCAAAGTTACAATCTTGCGTGCCATTTACTCCAGTAACAGGCCAAAGAATTCTAGTTCGTAACACTTGGTTTAAGGAACAGGTGTTTGACATACTACTATCAGCATTGAAGGACATGCCAGCAAAG TATCAAGTCTCGTCATTGCATGTGACTTTTCCATCTGAAAATGAATGGCACAGAATGAAGAATTTCGGGTTCTTGCAGAGGATAGGAATGCAGTACCATTGGATAAATCGGAATTATCAAAA TTTTGATGAGTTCTTGATGGACATGAAGCAAAGCAAAAGGAAAACTATCAGACAGGAGCGGAAAAAG ATTTCTGCCCAAAATCTGAAAATGACGCGCCTCCGTGGAGATGAAATAAAG GCCAAACACTGGGACTCTTTCTACAAGTTCTATAGAAATACCACTGACAACAA GTGGGGTTCTGCTTATCTAACAAGGGACTTCTTTCAAATTATGGGCTCAAAAATGGCAGACAATGTGCTGCTTGTGGTTGCTGAAGATGATGGGGAGCTTGTTGCGGGAGCACTTAACCTTATTGGTGGCGATACTTTATTTGGTCGCTTATGGGGTTGTCGATCGCATGTCTACTATCCAAATCTACATTTTGAAGCTTGTTATTACCAG GCTATTGAAGCAGCTATTGAGTTAAAGCTTAATAAGGTGGAGGCAGGAGCTCAAGGGGATCATAAGATTCAACGAGGTTACCAACCTGTGACAACATACAGTTGCCACTACATATCACATGATGGTTTTAGACAAGTCATTGAAGATTTTCTTGTGCATGAGACTGAGCAG GTCAAGCACGTCATAAAATTGTTGATCGATTCCGGGCCTTTCAAAGAAGGCATAGATTGGCATGCATGA
- the LOC120270437 gene encoding uncharacterized protein LOC120270437 isoform X2 — translation MAIFWGPKKISKPQELNPSLGSFPLIASVPEGSSAIQMKPQKISLSVVTSISEISAEDWDACALDATGPEKFNPFLSHAFLSSLEESGSATKQTGWLPQHILAQDEFKKTVGVVPLYLKSHSYGEYVFDHSWADAFYRYGSRYYPKLQSCVPFTPVTGQRILVRNTWFKEQVFDILLSALKDMPAKYQVSSLHVTFPSENEWHRMKNFGFLQRIGMQYHWINRNYQNFDEFLMDMKQSKRKTIRQERKKISAQNLKMTRLRGDEIKAKHWDSFYKFYRNTTDNKWGSAYLTRDFFQIMGSKMADNVLLVVAEDDGELVAGALNLIGGDTLFGRLWGCRSHVYYPNLHFEACYYQAIEAAIELKLNKVEAGAQGDHKIQRGYQPVTTYSCHYISHDGFRQVIEDFLVHETEQVKHVIKLLIDSGPFKEGIDWHA, via the exons ATGGCAATTTTTTGGGGTCCTAAGAAGATTTCAAAGCCACAGGAACTCAACCCTTCTCTTGGTTCATTTCCTCTGATAGCTTCAGTCCCAGAG GGATCATCAGCCATTCAGATGAAACCTCAGAAAATTTCCCTCTCTGTCGTAACATCAATATCTGAGATTTCTGCTGAAGATTGGGATGCATGTGCATTGGATGCAACTGGGCCTGAAAAGTTTAATCCTTTTCTTTCCCATGCTTTTTTATCAAGCTTAGAGGAGTCAGGTTCTGCAACAAAG CAAACAGGATGGTTGCCTCAGCATATTCTTGCTCAGGATGAATTTAAGAAAACTGTAGGTGTTGTCCCCCTTTATCTTAAGAG CCACTCATATGGAGAATATGTTTTCGATCATTCTTGGGCAGATGCTTTTTATCGTTATGGTTCTAGGTACTATCCAAAGTTACAATCTTGCGTGCCATTTACTCCAGTAACAGGCCAAAGAATTCTAGTTCGTAACACTTGGTTTAAGGAACAGGTGTTTGACATACTACTATCAGCATTGAAGGACATGCCAGCAAAG TATCAAGTCTCGTCATTGCATGTGACTTTTCCATCTGAAAATGAATGGCACAGAATGAAGAATTTCGGGTTCTTGCAGAGGATAGGAATGCAGTACCATTGGATAAATCGGAATTATCAAAA TTTTGATGAGTTCTTGATGGACATGAAGCAAAGCAAAAGGAAAACTATCAGACAGGAGCGGAAAAAG ATTTCTGCCCAAAATCTGAAAATGACGCGCCTCCGTGGAGATGAAATAAAG GCCAAACACTGGGACTCTTTCTACAAGTTCTATAGAAATACCACTGACAACAA GTGGGGTTCTGCTTATCTAACAAGGGACTTCTTTCAAATTATGGGCTCAAAAATGGCAGACAATGTGCTGCTTGTGGTTGCTGAAGATGATGGGGAGCTTGTTGCGGGAGCACTTAACCTTATTGGTGGCGATACTTTATTTGGTCGCTTATGGGGTTGTCGATCGCATGTCTACTATCCAAATCTACATTTTGAAGCTTGTTATTACCAG GCTATTGAAGCAGCTATTGAGTTAAAGCTTAATAAGGTGGAGGCAGGAGCTCAAGGGGATCATAAGATTCAACGAGGTTACCAACCTGTGACAACATACAGTTGCCACTACATATCACATGATGGTTTTAGACAAGTCATTGAAGATTTTCTTGTGCATGAGACTGAGCAG GTCAAGCACGTCATAAAATTGTTGATCGATTCCGGGCCTTTCAAAGAAGGCATAGATTGGCATGCATGA
- the LOC120270437 gene encoding uncharacterized protein LOC120270437 isoform X3 yields MKPQKISLSVVTSISEISAEDWDACALDATGPEKFNPFLSHAFLSSLEESGSATKQTGWLPQHILAQDEFKKTVGVVPLYLKSHSYGEYVFDHSWADAFYRYGSRYYPKLQSCVPFTPVTGQRILVRNTWFKEQVFDILLSALKDMPAKYQVSSLHVTFPSENEWHRMKNFGFLQRIGMQYHWINRNYQNFDEFLMDMKQSKRKTIRQERKKISAQNLKMTRLRGDEIKAKHWDSFYKFYRNTTDNKWGSAYLTRDFFQIMGSKMADNVLLVVAEDDGELVAGALNLIGGDTLFGRLWGCRSHVYYPNLHFEACYYQAIEAAIELKLNKVEAGAQGDHKIQRGYQPVTTYSCHYISHDGFRQVIEDFLVHETEQVKHVIKLLIDSGPFKEGIDWHA; encoded by the exons ATGAAACCTCAGAAAATTTCCCTCTCTGTCGTAACATCAATATCTGAGATTTCTGCTGAAGATTGGGATGCATGTGCATTGGATGCAACTGGGCCTGAAAAGTTTAATCCTTTTCTTTCCCATGCTTTTTTATCAAGCTTAGAGGAGTCAGGTTCTGCAACAAAG CAAACAGGATGGTTGCCTCAGCATATTCTTGCTCAGGATGAATTTAAGAAAACTGTAGGTGTTGTCCCCCTTTATCTTAAGAG CCACTCATATGGAGAATATGTTTTCGATCATTCTTGGGCAGATGCTTTTTATCGTTATGGTTCTAGGTACTATCCAAAGTTACAATCTTGCGTGCCATTTACTCCAGTAACAGGCCAAAGAATTCTAGTTCGTAACACTTGGTTTAAGGAACAGGTGTTTGACATACTACTATCAGCATTGAAGGACATGCCAGCAAAG TATCAAGTCTCGTCATTGCATGTGACTTTTCCATCTGAAAATGAATGGCACAGAATGAAGAATTTCGGGTTCTTGCAGAGGATAGGAATGCAGTACCATTGGATAAATCGGAATTATCAAAA TTTTGATGAGTTCTTGATGGACATGAAGCAAAGCAAAAGGAAAACTATCAGACAGGAGCGGAAAAAG ATTTCTGCCCAAAATCTGAAAATGACGCGCCTCCGTGGAGATGAAATAAAG GCCAAACACTGGGACTCTTTCTACAAGTTCTATAGAAATACCACTGACAACAA GTGGGGTTCTGCTTATCTAACAAGGGACTTCTTTCAAATTATGGGCTCAAAAATGGCAGACAATGTGCTGCTTGTGGTTGCTGAAGATGATGGGGAGCTTGTTGCGGGAGCACTTAACCTTATTGGTGGCGATACTTTATTTGGTCGCTTATGGGGTTGTCGATCGCATGTCTACTATCCAAATCTACATTTTGAAGCTTGTTATTACCAG GCTATTGAAGCAGCTATTGAGTTAAAGCTTAATAAGGTGGAGGCAGGAGCTCAAGGGGATCATAAGATTCAACGAGGTTACCAACCTGTGACAACATACAGTTGCCACTACATATCACATGATGGTTTTAGACAAGTCATTGAAGATTTTCTTGTGCATGAGACTGAGCAG GTCAAGCACGTCATAAAATTGTTGATCGATTCCGGGCCTTTCAAAGAAGGCATAGATTGGCATGCATGA